The DNA window CTTCTGGATGTTGGCCAGGAAGTGGTCGTTGGAGTCCTGCAGCGCGGCCTGCTCGCCGGAGAGAATGTGCTCCGAGCCGGTGGAGGCGAGGATGGAGGCGACCACGGGTTTGCAGATGTCGCAACCCTTTCCGCGGCCGTAGCGCTCCAGCAGACCGGAGAACGTGCGAAGCTCGGTGGCCGAGATGATCTCGAAGAGCTCCGCCCGCGACTGGTCGAAGTGCTCGCACAGCGCCTTGGACTGCTCGACACCCTCGGCCTCCAGCAGCTGCTTGAGCAACGGCACGCACGAGCCGCACGAGGTGCCGGCCGCCGTGCACGACTTGAGCGCCGCGACGTCGGCGCAGCCGTCGGAAATCGCACACTTCAGGTCGCCCTTGGTGACGTTGTTGCAGGAGCAGATCTGCGCCGAGTCCGGCAGCGCCCCGACGCCCAGAGCCGAAGCGCCACCGCCGGATTGGGCGGGCGCGATCAGCGCCAGCGGGTCGCCGGGCAGCTCGCTGCCCACCATCGGACGTAGCACCCCGTAGGACGAGGCGTCGCCCACCAGCACCCCGCCGAGCAGTGTCTTGGCGTCATCGGAGAGCACCAGCTTGGCGTAGGTCCGCTTGACGGCGTCGTTGACGGCGACCTCGAGGCAGTTCTCCGCGGCGCCCATCGCGTCGCCGAAGCTGGCGACGTCGACGCCCAGCAGCTTGAGTTTGGTGGACATGTCCGCCTCGCCGAATTCCGCGGATCCGCCCAGCAGCCGGTCCGCCACCACCTCGGCGGAGGTGTAGCCGGGGCCCACCAGCCCGTAGCACCGGCCCCCGATCGCGGCGACCTCGCCCACCGCATAGATGTCGGGATCGCTTGTCTGGCAAGACAAATCGGTGAGGACGCCGCCCCGCTCGGCGAGCGTCAGACCCGCGGCCGCCGCCAGCTCGTCCCGGGGCCGGATGCCGGCCGCGAAGATCACCAGGCCCGCGTCGATGATGTCGCCGTCCGTCAGGCGCACCCGCACCGAGTTCCCCGCGGATTCGATCGACTCGGTGCCGGTGCCGACGTGCACCGAGATCCCCAGTTCGCCGACCATCCTGGCGAGCAGCGCACCCCCGGCCTCGTCGATCTGCTGGGCCATCAGACGCGGCATCATCTCGACGACGTGGGTCTCTAACCCGAACTGGCGCAGCGCATTAGCGGCCTCGAGCCCCAGCAGGCCGCCGCCTACGACCACCCCCGCGCGGGCGTGGCCCGCCTCGATCGTGCGCTGTGCGCCGGCGCGGATGGCGTCGAGGTCGTCGAGGGTGCGGTAGACGTGGCACGCGGGCAGGTCGTGGCCGGGCACGGGCGGAACGAACGCGTACGACCCGGTGGCCAGCACCAGCTTGTCGTAGGCGTGCCGTTGCCCGTCGGCGGTCACCACCGATTTGCCCGCCGGGTCGATGTCGACGACGCGGGCGTTCAGCAGCAGCCGAACCCACTGATCGCCGGCGTAGTCGTTACCTGGCAGCGCCAGCAGGTTGCGGTCCCAGCTCTCGGTGTAGGAGGTCAGCCCCACGCGGTCATAGGCCGCGTCGGACTCCTCGGCGAGCACGGTGACGCGCCACGCGCCTTCGCTGTCGCGGGCGCGGAGCGCCTCGACGAACCGATGGCCAACCATGCCATGCCCCACCACGACAATGTGACGCACCGCACAGTTCGCGCGCGAAATCCTTTCAGCGGACACGGATTTGAGCCTACCG is part of the Mycobacterium sp. HUMS_12744610 genome and encodes:
- the nirB gene encoding nitrite reductase large subunit NirB codes for the protein MVGHRFVEALRARDSEGAWRVTVLAEESDAAYDRVGLTSYTESWDRNLLALPGNDYAGDQWVRLLLNARVVDIDPAGKSVVTADGQRHAYDKLVLATGSYAFVPPVPGHDLPACHVYRTLDDLDAIRAGAQRTIEAGHARAGVVVGGGLLGLEAANALRQFGLETHVVEMMPRLMAQQIDEAGGALLARMVGELGISVHVGTGTESIESAGNSVRVRLTDGDIIDAGLVIFAAGIRPRDELAAAAGLTLAERGGVLTDLSCQTSDPDIYAVGEVAAIGGRCYGLVGPGYTSAEVVADRLLGGSAEFGEADMSTKLKLLGVDVASFGDAMGAAENCLEVAVNDAVKRTYAKLVLSDDAKTLLGGVLVGDASSYGVLRPMVGSELPGDPLALIAPAQSGGGASALGVGALPDSAQICSCNNVTKGDLKCAISDGCADVAALKSCTAAGTSCGSCVPLLKQLLEAEGVEQSKALCEHFDQSRAELFEIISATELRTFSGLLERYGRGKGCDICKPVVASILASTGSEHILSGEQAALQDSNDHFLANIQKNGSYSVVPRVPGGDIKPEHLILIGQIAQDFGLYTKITGGQRIDMFGARVEQLPEIWRRLVEGGMESGHAYGKALRTVKSCVGTDWCRYGQQDSVQLAIDLELRYRGLRAPHKIKMGVSGCARECAEARGKDVGVIATEKGWNLYVGGNGGMTPKHAQLLAADLDTETLVRYIDRFLMYYIRTADRLQRTAPWVDSIEGGLDHVREVVCEDSLGLAEEFEAAMRRHVQNYQCEWKGVLEDPDKLSRFVSFVNAPDVVDPTVTFTEHSGRKIPVSIGMPRVRDSIQEES